The stretch of DNA GCTGCTGTACGCGCACGAGCACGGCTGCCGGGTCCGGTTCTGCGACCTGCCCGCCGCGCACCTGCTCGCCGCGGGGGACGGTCCTCAGGGCGCCTCCGCCGAGGCCGGGTGGCGCCCGCCGGACCCGCTGGGGGTGCTCGCCGAGGCCGCCGGCTACGACGACCCCGAGCGGTGGTGGGACGACGCGGTGGAGCACCGGGGAGGCGGCGGCCCGTTCCGCTCGCCGTTCCCCGCGATCGCCGAGGCGATGGCCGAGGTGCGCGCCCGGCTCGCCCCGGGGCCGCCGCCGCTGCACGAGGCTCGGCGCGAGGCCCGGATGCGCACGGTGCTGCGGTCGGCGCTGCGCGCCGGGCACCGCAGGATCGCCGTGGTGTGCGGGGCCTGGCACGCGCCCGCCCTGCTGGCTCCTCCCCCGGCGTCCGGCGACCGCGGGCTGCTGCGCGGCCTACCGCGGGTGAAGGCGTCGGTGACCTGGATCCCGTGGAGCCACGGGAGGCTGGCCGCGGCGTCCGGCTACCGCGCCGGGGTGCGCGCGCCCGGCTGGTACCACCACCTGTTCACCGCCCCGGACCGTCCGGTCGAGCGGTGGCTGGTCGAGGCCGCGCGGCGGCTGCGCGCCGAGGGCGCCGAGGTCTCCTCCGAGCACGTCATCGAGGGGGTGCGGCTGGCCGAGGCGCTGGCCGCGCTGCGCGGCCGGCCGCTGCCGGGGCCGGCGGAGGCCGCCGAGGCGGTCTCCTCGGTGCTGTGCGAGGGCTCGGCCGAGCGGGCCGCGCTCGTGCACCGGGCGCTGACCGTGGGCGAGCGGCTCGGTTCGGCCCCGCCCTCGGCGCCGGCGGTCCCGCTCCAGCGCGACCTGGAGGCCCAGCGCCGGCGGCTGCGCCTGCGGGCCGAGGCCGAGCCGCGCGAGATCGAGGTGGACCTGCGGGAGGAGGGCGGCCGGGCGCGCAGCGTGCTGCTGCACCGGTTGCGGATCCTCGGCGTGCACTGGGGCGTCCCGGTGGCCGACCCGGTGCGCGCCCTGGGCACGTTCCGCGAGCGCTGGCGGCTGGCCTGGGAGCCGGACCTGTCGGTGGCGGTGGTCGAGGCGGGGGTGTGGGGCACCGGGGTCGCGGAGGCCGCCGAGGCGCGCGCCCGGGACCTCGCCTCCGGCGCGGACCTGCCGGCGCTGACCTCGCTCACCGAGCGGTGCCTGCTGGCCGGGTTGGACGGGGTGCTGGACGACGTGCTGGCGGCGCTGTCCGCACGGGCCGCCCGGGGCGGCGGGGTCGAGCCGCTGATGGCCGCGGTGCCGCCGCTGGCCCGCGCGGCCCGCTACGGCGACGTGCGCCGCACCGGGTCGGCGGCGCTGCGGGCCGCGGCCGGGGCGCTGCTGGACCGGATCCGGGCCGGCCTGGGCCCGGCGCTGGCCGGGCTGGGCGAGGAGGCGGCGGCGCGCGCGGCGGCCGACGTCGAGGCGGTGCACCGGTCGGCGGTGCTGCTCGGCGGGGACGCCGAGCGGTCCTGGCTGGAGGCGCTGGACCGGCTGGCGCCGGACCCGGCGCTGCCCGGGATGGTCGCCGGCCGGATCCACCGGCTGCTGCGCGACGCCGGCCGGCTGGACGGCGGCGAGCTGGCGGACCGCCTGGCGCTGGCGGTCTCCCCGGGGGCTCCGCCGAGGCGCGCGACGGCCTGGCTGGAGGGTTTCCTGGCCGACGGCGGGCTGCTGCTGGCGCACGATCCGGCGCTGCTCGCGCTGGTCGACGAGTGGCTCGCCGGGTTGGACGGGGCGGCGTTCGCCTCGGTGCTTCCGCTGCTGCGGCGCACCTTCGGCGGGTTCGCCCCCGGGGAACGCGCGGAGATCGGCCGCCGCGCCCGCGCCCGCGGCGCCCGGGAAGGCACCGGGCGGGCCCCGGACCCCGGCGTCGACCCGGCCCGCGCCGCCGCGGCGTCGGCCACGGCCGCGCTGATCATCCGCACCGCGAAGGAGCGGGAGTGAGCGGCGGCCCGGTGGGATCCCGGCCCCGCCCGCACGGCGGACCGGTGGGTTCCTCCCCCGCCCCGCGATCCGCGGCCCCGGGAAGGAGCCCTGCCCCGCTCCCGGCGAATCCCGGCGCTTCCGGAAGGCCGCCGCCCCGCCGGAAGGCCGGACGCCCAGCGGAGCCGGCGGCCTTCGCCATCCCCCGCACACGAAGGCCGCGGCACCCCGGGCGCGGCCCGCAGGCCCGGACGGGACCCCGGCCGCGGCCCCGGATCGGCCGGGCCGGAACGCCTGCCGGGCGCATCGGCGGGCCGTGCACCGTTCTTCCCCGGAGGCCGGGGGCGCAGCGGAACCTGCGGCCCTCCCGGCCGCCGCGCCCCGGCGTCCGGACCGGCGGCCGCGGGCGGCGGTACGCCTGCCCGCCCCAGAGCCCGCCGGGTATCCGACCGGTCTGCAACGGACTCGGCCAAGGCGGCCAGGGAGAGCGGGACGTCC from Nocardiopsis composta encodes:
- a CDS encoding DUF5682 family protein; translation: MAEFDTDRVHVLGVRHHGPGSARAVRAALQEIGPDAVLVEGPPEADALAGMVGEAEPPVALLAHAPGSGGGPGRAAFWPFAVFSPEWQALLYAHEHGCRVRFCDLPAAHLLAAGDGPQGASAEAGWRPPDPLGVLAEAAGYDDPERWWDDAVEHRGGGGPFRSPFPAIAEAMAEVRARLAPGPPPLHEARREARMRTVLRSALRAGHRRIAVVCGAWHAPALLAPPPASGDRGLLRGLPRVKASVTWIPWSHGRLAAASGYRAGVRAPGWYHHLFTAPDRPVERWLVEAARRLRAEGAEVSSEHVIEGVRLAEALAALRGRPLPGPAEAAEAVSSVLCEGSAERAALVHRALTVGERLGSAPPSAPAVPLQRDLEAQRRRLRLRAEAEPREIEVDLREEGGRARSVLLHRLRILGVHWGVPVADPVRALGTFRERWRLAWEPDLSVAVVEAGVWGTGVAEAAEARARDLASGADLPALTSLTERCLLAGLDGVLDDVLAALSARAARGGGVEPLMAAVPPLARAARYGDVRRTGSAALRAAAGALLDRIRAGLGPALAGLGEEAAARAAADVEAVHRSAVLLGGDAERSWLEALDRLAPDPALPGMVAGRIHRLLRDAGRLDGGELADRLALAVSPGAPPRRATAWLEGFLADGGLLLAHDPALLALVDEWLAGLDGAAFASVLPLLRRTFGGFAPGERAEIGRRARARGAREGTGRAPDPGVDPARAAAASATAALIIRTAKERE